One Coccinella septempunctata chromosome X, icCocSept1.1, whole genome shotgun sequence genomic window carries:
- the LOC123322344 gene encoding uncharacterized protein LOC123322344, producing MNNFIDFKRKEAKARLIIKESKRTTWREFCSNINRSTPIKQIWKDIKNIKKSIQGLRHPLVLGNWSEEFLSAITPDSVYTQDEHIHSYDRASPEDLMCRPFTLEELERSLKNNPNTSPGLDNIQYIMLSHLPLNAKCMLLHIFNQIWETGEFPPQWKEYVVVPILQPNKDPKRADSHRPIALGSCVMKTFERILKFRLEWWMESKDMFPRIQFGFRKGHSTQDNVAALITDIYTANTHGEYLMAVFADVKKAYDNISLQDMRREIINIGLSNKFSKLVFNLYNNRKIFLRVGSTILGPRITSRGLPQGGILSPLLFVIVFHRLEKIFCPSLKILQYADDILLYVASKTFEECRNLLSVALNVFEKYLFLKGQELSQSKTVVCTFTKKTSFDPPELINLNNKIYSHVKSLKFLGITLDRKLLWRDHIDRLRLELNQSINILRSICHPKWGADQNISIMLYNNLIRSKIDYGCYFYGSASEIHLKKIDILQRKAIKICLGLLNCTTNEVVLSEAGELPLNFRRKFLTCKFLIKKDTSSPDFMKKLHQLYILTLTNRYWKIKKDPFLIKCYEELINTQDNTFKSSKLIIYSTDFDVLLQRVDTCLPNYKPGSEIVDFKLVMNNHFAGFYHIYTDASKLDNKVGCAIYDMTSGTSVKKSLCGSFSVYTAEMIAIEMALKYILSENSSIPSNNFAILSDSRSAIHSLRKMKLDSNFSHIHAEILKTLFSLRQINKNIYFVWVKAHVGIFGNEMVDKMAKEATLLPPLYDDKGTHTDMFPVIKRSCESLWSQTFRDIQKGKYYKNIEPTPLHKRWFQYSTRGRKFIRIMCRLRSGHGLSFQYLHKIGARESSLCDCGSEGTLEHMVLHCENDRHHHDNLMSKLSRHLSQLQPYSLGFLLGLKDEFVYNLLYEHICGMGLKI from the coding sequence ATGAACAATTTTATAGACTTCAAGAGAAAGGAAGCTAAAGCTAGATTAATTATAAAGGAAAGTAAAAGGACTACATGGAGAGAATTTTGTTCGAATATTAACAGGAGCACCCCAATCAAACAAATCTGGAAGgacataaaaaatatcaaaaaaagcATTCAGGGTCTTAGACACCCTTTGGTCTTAGGAAATTGGAGTGAAGAATTTTTAAGTGCTATCACACCTGACTCTGTATACACTCAAGATGAGCACATCCACTCGTATGATAGAGCGAGTCCGGAGGATCTCATGTGCAGGCCATTTACCCTTGAGGAACTCGAGCGTTCATTAAAAAATAACCCAAATACTTCACCTGGCTTagacaatatccaatatatCATGTTATCTCATCTTCCATTGAATGCTAAATGTATGCTCCTCCATATATTCAATCAAATATGGGAAACAGGTGAATTTCCCCCACAATGGAAAGAATATGTAGTGGTTCCTATCTTACAACCTAACAAGGACCCTAAAAGAGCAGATTCTCATAGACCAATAGCTTTGGGATCTTGTGTAATGAAGACCTTTGAGAGAATACTCAAGTTCAGATTGGAATGGTGGATGGAATCAAAAGATATGTTTCCCCGGATACAATTCGGTTTCAGGAAGGGACATTCTACACAGGATAATGTTGCGGCTCTCATAACAGACATCTACACTGCCAATACTCATGGAGAATACCTCATGGCCGTGTTTGCTGATGTGAAGAAAGCTTATGATAATATTTCACTACAAGACATGAGAAGAGAAATCATAAATATTGGCCTAAGCAATAAATTTTCCAAACTAGTCTTCAATTTATATAACAACAGAAAAATCTTCTTGAGAGTAGGATCAACTATTCTGGGCCCTCGGATCACCAGCAGAGGACTACCACAAGGCGGAATACTATCCCCATTACTCTTTGTAATAGTATTCCATAGATTGGAAAAAATATTCTGTCCATCCTTAAAAATCCTTCAGTATGCTGACGATATCCTTCTGTATGTGGCATCTAAGACATTTGAAGAATGTCGAAACCTGCTTTCTGTAGCTCTGaatgtatttgaaaaatatctatTCCTGAAAGGTCAGGAATTATCTCAGAGCAAAACAGTTGTTTGCACATTCACGAAGAAAACGTCGTTCGATCCTCCAGAATTAATAAACctcaataataaaatatattctcATGTCAAATCTTTAAAATTCCTAGGAATCACTTTAGATAGAAAACTTCTTTGGAGAGATCACATCGACAGACTTAGATTAGAATTAAACCAATCCATTAACATCCTGAGAAGCATTTGTCATCCAAAATGGGGTGCAGACCAAAACATTTCTATTATGTTATATAACAACTTAATTCGCTCAAAAATCGATTATGGATGTTACTTTTATGGAAGCGCCTCTGAAATTCATCTGAAAAAGATAGATATTCTCCAGAGAAAGGCTATTAAAATCTGTCTCGGACTCCTCAACTGCACCACAAATGAAGTGGTGCTCTCAGAGGCGGGAGAACTTCCCTTGAACTTCAGAAGAAAATTTCTTACTTGCAAGTTTCTTATCAAGAAAGATACTTCTTCTCCtgattttatgaaaaaactacATCAATTATACATTTTAACACTCACTAATCGatactggaaaataaaaaaagatcCTTTCCTTATTAAATGTTATGAAGAGCTCATTAACACGCAGGACAATACTTTCAAATCATCTAAATTGATAATTTACTCAACTGACTTTGATGTACTATTGCAAAGAGTTGATACATGCTTACCCAACTATAAACCTGGTTCAGAAATAGTGGATTTCAAATTGGTTATGAACAACCATTTTGCGGGCTTTTATCACATTTATACTGATGCTTCTAAACTGGACAATAAAGTGGGATGTGCAATATATGATATGACATCAGGAACTTCAGTGAAGAAATCATTGTGCGGATCATTCTCAGTATACACCGCTGAAATGATAGCAATAGAGATGGCACTCAAGtatattttatctgaaaatagcAGTATACCATCCAATAATTTTGCCATTCTATCTGATAGCCGTAGTGCTATCCACTCACTCAGAAAGATGAAGCTCGACTCCAATTTTAGCCATATACATGCAGAGATACTTAAAACCTTATTCTCATTGagacaaatcaataaaaatatatatttcgtcTGGGTCAAAGCTCACGTCGGTATTTTCGGCAACGAGATGGTTGACAAGATGGCAAAAGAAGCGACATTGTTGCCACCACTTTATGATGATAAAGGAACCCATACTGATATGTTCCCTGTGATAAAGAGGTCCTGTGAAAGCTTATGGTCTCAAACTTTCAGAGATATACAAAAgggaaaatattataaaaacatAGAACCAACTCCCCTCCATAAAAGATGGTTTCAGTATAGCACAAGAGGAAGAAAGTTCATAAGAATTATGTGTCGTCTGAGGAGTGGACATGGTCTCAGCTTTCAATATCTACATAAGATCGGTGCTCGAGAAAGTTCCTTATGCGATTGTGGTAGCGAAGGAACTTTGGAACATATGGTGCTTCATTGTGAGAACGACAGACATCATCACGATAATCTAATGTCAAAATTGAGCCGTCACCTATCTCAACTGCAGCCTTACAGTCTTGGCTTTCTGTTAGGATTGAAGGACGAATTTGTATACAATCTATTATATGAGCATATATGTGGGATGGGATTGAAGATATAA